One Agrococcus jenensis genomic region harbors:
- a CDS encoding ParA family protein, producing MEAPALGPTGRPMRDFPEPKPLRSHGPARIVTMCNQKGGVGKTTTSINLGAAVAEYGRRVLAIDFDPQGALSAGLGVDNHDATTIYDLLLNPRLDPKDAIQHTSVEGLDVIPANIDLSAAEVHLVNEVAREQILARVLRRVADDYDLILIDCQPSLGLLTVNALTAAHGVLIPLESEFFALRGVALLKETIDKVQDRLNPALQLDGILVTMYDARTLHAREVMDRVVGAFGDIVLETVIRRTVKFPDASVAGQPVTQFAPEHAAAEAHRQLARELIARGAIA from the coding sequence ATGGAGGCGCCCGCGCTCGGGCCGACCGGGCGCCCGATGCGCGACTTCCCGGAGCCGAAGCCGCTGCGCAGCCACGGCCCCGCGCGCATCGTGACGATGTGCAACCAGAAGGGCGGCGTCGGCAAGACGACGACGAGCATCAACCTGGGCGCCGCCGTCGCCGAGTACGGCCGCCGCGTGCTGGCCATCGACTTCGATCCGCAGGGCGCGCTGAGCGCGGGCCTCGGCGTCGACAACCACGACGCGACCACCATCTACGACCTGCTGCTGAACCCGCGCCTCGACCCCAAGGACGCCATCCAGCACACGAGCGTCGAGGGCCTCGACGTCATCCCCGCGAACATCGACCTCTCGGCCGCCGAGGTGCACCTCGTCAACGAGGTCGCGCGCGAGCAGATCCTCGCCCGCGTGCTGCGCCGGGTCGCCGACGACTACGACCTCATCCTCATCGACTGCCAGCCCTCGCTCGGCCTGCTGACGGTGAACGCGCTCACGGCCGCGCACGGCGTGCTCATCCCGCTCGAGAGCGAGTTCTTCGCGCTCCGCGGCGTCGCGCTCCTCAAGGAGACGATCGACAAGGTGCAGGACCGCCTGAACCCCGCGCTGCAGCTCGACGGCATCCTGGTCACCATGTACGACGCCCGCACGCTGCACGCGCGCGAGGTCATGGATCGCGTGGTGGGGGCGTTCGGCGACATCGTGCTCGAGACCGTCATCCGCCGCACGGTGAAGTTCCCGGACGCATCCGTCGCCGGCCAGCCCGTCACCCAGTTCGCGCCCGAGCATGCGGCCGCCGAGGCGCACCGCCAGCTCGCGCGCGAGCTGATCGCCCGTGGCGCGATCGCCTGA
- a CDS encoding segregation and condensation protein A translates to MARSPDEDERGFRLALDNFDGPFDLLLTLIGNRSMDVTEISLGRVTNEFIAYVRTLDTHEELEQASEFIVVAATLLDLKIASLLPAGDVVDSEDVALLEARDLLFARLLQYRAFKQAALWMSERIGEESNRHARSVRLEERFRQRTPELKWTLSADDFAALALLALTPKELPTVGLAHLHAPLVSIREQAAHIVARLRQSGTTTFRELIAGEATRGVIVARFLAVLELYRHAAVTFEQLEPLGELSISWTGHDFRDEDLVALGADYDHA, encoded by the coding sequence GTGGCGCGATCGCCTGACGAGGACGAGCGCGGCTTCCGCCTCGCGCTCGACAACTTCGACGGGCCGTTCGACCTGCTGCTGACGCTCATCGGCAACCGGTCGATGGACGTGACCGAGATCTCGCTCGGCCGCGTCACGAACGAGTTCATCGCCTACGTGCGCACGCTCGACACGCACGAGGAGCTCGAGCAGGCGAGCGAGTTCATCGTCGTCGCCGCGACCCTGCTCGACCTCAAGATCGCCTCGCTGCTGCCCGCCGGCGACGTCGTCGACAGCGAGGACGTCGCGCTGCTCGAGGCGCGCGACCTGCTGTTCGCACGGCTGCTGCAGTACCGCGCCTTCAAGCAGGCGGCGCTCTGGATGTCGGAGCGCATCGGCGAGGAGTCGAACCGCCACGCGCGCTCGGTGCGGCTCGAGGAGCGGTTCCGGCAGCGCACGCCGGAGCTCAAGTGGACGCTCTCGGCCGACGACTTCGCGGCCCTCGCGCTGCTCGCGCTCACGCCGAAGGAGCTGCCGACGGTCGGCCTCGCGCACCTGCACGCGCCGCTCGTCTCGATCCGCGAGCAGGCCGCGCACATCGTGGCGCGGCTGCGGCAGTCGGGCACGACCACCTTCCGCGAGCTCATCGCCGGCGAGGCGACGCGCGGCGTCATCGTCGCGCGCTTCCTCGCCGTGCTCGAGCTCTACCGCCACGCCGCCGTCACCTTCGAGCAGCTCGAGCCGCTCGGCGAGCTCTCGATCAGCTGGACCGGCCACGACTTCCGCGACGAGGACCTCGTCGCGCTGGGGGCAGACTATGACCATGCATGA
- the scpB gene encoding SMC-Scp complex subunit ScpB, whose protein sequence is MTMHETDAATDEAVVDRSHLPLERRIEAILMVADEPQGAVHLATALRAPVQDVKAAIEALRADYDGRGDGPERGFELREVGGGWRVYVRAAYDVDAADFVLTQQPTRLSQAALETLAVIAYKQPITRGAVAAIRAVNVDSVVRTLLGRGLIREAFADAETGAIHYETSELLLTQLGLNSLDELPPISPLLPDGEEELSL, encoded by the coding sequence ATGACCATGCATGAGACGGATGCGGCGACGGACGAGGCGGTCGTCGATCGTTCGCACCTGCCGCTCGAGCGTCGCATCGAGGCGATCCTCATGGTCGCCGACGAGCCGCAGGGCGCCGTGCACCTCGCGACCGCGCTGCGCGCGCCGGTGCAGGACGTCAAGGCCGCGATCGAGGCGCTCCGCGCCGACTACGACGGGCGCGGCGACGGTCCGGAGCGTGGCTTCGAGCTGCGCGAGGTCGGTGGCGGCTGGCGCGTGTACGTGCGCGCCGCCTATGACGTCGACGCGGCCGACTTCGTGCTCACGCAGCAGCCGACCCGGCTGTCGCAGGCGGCGCTCGAGACGCTCGCCGTGATCGCCTACAAGCAGCCCATCACGCGCGGCGCCGTCGCCGCCATCCGCGCCGTCAACGTCGACTCGGTCGTGCGCACCCTGCTCGGGCGCGGCCTCATCCGCGAGGCGTTCGCCGACGCCGAGACGGGTGCGATCCACTACGAGACCAGCGAGCTGCTGCTGACGCAGCTCGGCCTCAACTCGCTCGACGAGCTGCCGCCGATCTCGCCGCTGCTGCCCGACGGCGAAGAGGAGCTGAGCCTGTGA
- a CDS encoding pseudouridine synthase, whose protein sequence is MTPTDPSAEGERLQKVLAAAGVASRRVVEDMIVAGRISVDGAVVTELGSRIRPDAQVLVDGTAIQLDATKRYLMLNKPTGVVSTMADEQGRPDLREFTDPIEERVYNVGRLDTDTSGLLLLTNDGELAHVLAHPSFGVEKTYVAKVRGTVDQRVIRRLLDGFELDDGEIHADAARLVGTPSRGHSMVELTLHSGRNRIVRRMLDHVGHPVVELVRRSFGPLHLGTLRSGQVRELTTMERGAILTISRSQR, encoded by the coding sequence GTGACCCCCACCGATCCGAGCGCCGAGGGCGAGCGCCTGCAGAAGGTGCTCGCCGCCGCCGGCGTGGCGAGCCGTCGCGTCGTCGAGGACATGATCGTCGCCGGCCGCATCTCGGTCGATGGGGCCGTCGTGACCGAGCTCGGCAGCCGCATCCGCCCCGACGCGCAGGTGCTCGTCGACGGCACGGCCATCCAGCTCGACGCGACCAAGCGCTACCTCATGCTCAACAAGCCGACCGGGGTCGTCTCGACCATGGCCGACGAGCAGGGGCGGCCGGACCTGCGCGAGTTCACGGACCCGATCGAGGAGCGCGTCTACAACGTCGGCAGGCTCGACACCGACACCTCCGGCCTGCTGCTGCTCACGAACGACGGCGAGCTCGCGCACGTGCTCGCGCATCCGTCGTTCGGGGTCGAGAAGACCTACGTCGCGAAGGTGCGCGGCACGGTCGACCAGCGGGTCATCCGCCGGCTGCTCGACGGCTTCGAGCTCGACGACGGCGAGATCCACGCCGACGCGGCGCGGCTCGTCGGCACGCCGTCGCGCGGGCACTCGATGGTCGAGCTGACGCTCCACTCCGGCCGCAACCGCATCGTGCGCCGGATGCTCGACCACGTCGGCCACCCGGTGGTCGAGCTCGTGCGGCGCAGCTTCGGCCCGCTGCACCTCGGCACGCTGCGGTCGGGGCAGGTGCGGGAACTCACTACCATGGAACGCGGCGCCATCCTCACGATCTCGAGGTCGCAGCGCTGA